The following is a genomic window from Miscanthus floridulus cultivar M001 chromosome 14, ASM1932011v1, whole genome shotgun sequence.
GGTATAAGAGGAAAATATCTCAAAATCTTCTTAGGAATCCTTTTGGCACCATCTGCATCTACCCACCTAGATTTCTTACATTTTGGGCAGTTGTCCGCTTTGGCAAGATCCTTCTGAAACAACACACAATTATTGTCACAGACATGGATTAACTCATAACCAAGACCCAATTCTTTGAGATACCTCTTTGCTTTGTCATATGAATCTGGAAGACCATAGTTAGGGAATGACCCTAACAATAACTTCAATATCACTCTTAATGTTGTGTTGCTGATCCTATAGAAGGACTTGATATGTAGCAGTCTCACTAGAAAAGAGAACCTAGACTGAACATAACCTGGGCAAAGAGCATGTTTTGCATCTTCAAGTACTTTCGCAAACATAggctgttctccatcttcttgtacAGCTACGTACAAGTCAGCTAGCATCTCTGACGTACCATGATCATCCTCATTGTCAGGCTCATCCACATGCAGCACATCAACAAGATCATCAGGTTCATTTGCATCCTCTTCATGTTCCACAATCTCAGCATCAAAAgcttctccatggtgtacccacctAGTGTATGTAGCTAACCATCCATAGAGATACACATGGTCATACACTTCCTTCTGACTCCATGAAGACTGATTCAGACAATTGCGACATGGGCAAGGTATAGCATCATCCGCGTTGTATCTACCTCGAACATAAGCCATAAACTGATCAATGCCATCATTGAATTGATCACTGAACCGAGCAGCACGAATCCATGTTCTGTCCATCTAATAAAAATGTAACAATTACCTCTAATTAGCCATGTCTAAGCAGCTACCGAATCCACTGAATTGCAAGCTTTGGGAGAGGACAATACCTCAGGTACGCCAG
Proteins encoded in this region:
- the LOC136503645 gene encoding uncharacterized protein, whose amino-acid sequence is MDRTWIRAARFSDQFNDGIDQFMAYVRGRYNADDAIPCPCRNCLNQSSWSQKEVYDHVYLYGWLATYTRWVHHGEAFDAEIVEHEEDANEPDDLVDVLHVDEPDNEDDHGTSEMLADLYVAVQEDGEQPMFAKVLEDAKHALCPGYVQSRFSFLVRLLHIKSFYRISNTTLRVILKLLLGSFPNYGLPDSYDKAKRYLKELGLGYELIHVCDNNCVLFQKDLAKADNCPKCKKSRWVDADGAKRIPKKILRYFPLIPRLKRMFAKKSTYEETRWHKDKLVPMYNEMSHLADGEAWKDFHEVYPSFVEDARNLRLGLATDGFNPFGNMNTTYSMWPVLVRAYNLPPWSCTDASNCYMSLLIPGPKSLGKDFDIFLQCQHL